A single genomic interval of Amblyraja radiata isolate CabotCenter1 chromosome 3, sAmbRad1.1.pri, whole genome shotgun sequence harbors:
- the LOC116971208 gene encoding uncharacterized protein LOC116971208 — protein MVRNIHSTKDRPNESGLKMTNIHGARNRWESDSISLDMQPQNFKPDFKVRTAALSPCYQLNNCKQSVRRGMAVNLMNEEDGPHHSFESLGYNNEIKYLDSTVSGNSFPFASSHLSGALNNKLFDPPNHSVSKNSSDLRDIDTYIEKTEVPPVDQFNTGGHTQTTENMFEKRRKYGIDEKACSNSQYGLFPEQTMGFLHHGLSGESNNLVTVQNKLIETYHPMNSSQVFQLLPGKQLDNSSYRFDESFCHQNRAEERVVRPKFTDYNLLSNERTQVDNSHIYNGIYFNRKTDFCNDPVDQQAFNQGSIGRKERKRQHTATDMNEWTRSPSKSIEESFSDTEAFYRHSTSSPERKYRILPEMKKRKLTYEKVPGRIDGQTRLIFF, from the coding sequence ATGGTGAGGAATATCCATTCTACCAAAGACAGACCTAATGAATCAGGTCTGAAAATGACTAATATTCATGGGGCAAGGAATCGGTGGGAATCTGATAGCATTTCCTTGGATATGCAACCTCAGAACTTCAAGCCAGATTTCAAAGTAAGGACAGCTGCCCTCTCACCTTGCTACCAGTTGAATAATTGCAAGCAGTCAGTAAGGAGGGGAATGGCAGTGAACCTAATGaatgaggaagatggtccacatcATAGTTTTGAAAGTTTGGGTTATAATAACGAAATAAAATATTTGGACAGCACAGTCTCAGGGAACAGTTTTCCATTTGCAAGTTCTCACCTGTCTGGTGCACTGAACAATAAACTATTTGATCCACCGAATCACTCAGTATCAAAGAACAGCTCTGATCTTAGGGATATTGACACTTACATTGAAAAGACTGAAGTGCCTCCAGTGGATCAGTTTAACACGGGTGGCCACACACAGACAACAGAAAACATGTTTGAGAAAAGACGAAAATATGGAATCGATGAAAAAGCATGCAGTAATTCACAGTACGGCTTATTTCCTGAGCAAACTATGGGTTTTCTTCACCATGGGTTGAGTGGGGAGTCTAATAACCTTGTAACAGTGCAGAATAAATTGATCGAGACATATCATCCAATGAACTCTAGTCAAGTTTTCCAATTATTACCTGGAAAACAATTGGATAATTCATCTTACAGATTTGATGAATCTTTTTGTCACCAGAACAGAGCTGAAGAGAGAGTTGTTAGACCTAAATTTACTGATTACAACTTGCTTAGCAATGAGCGTACACAGGTTGATAACTCTCACATttataatggtatttattttaaCCGTAAAACTGACTTCTGCAATGACCCCGTGGATCAGCAGGCCTTCAATCAAGGATCTATTGGAAGAAAAGAACGGAAAAGACAGCACACAGCTACAGACATGAATGAATGGACAAGGTCTCCTTCAAAAAGTATTGAGGAATCCTTTTCAGATACTGAAGCATTTTATAGACACTCAACAAGCTCACCAG